A section of the Sceloporus undulatus isolate JIND9_A2432 ecotype Alabama chromosome 3, SceUnd_v1.1, whole genome shotgun sequence genome encodes:
- the GGACT gene encoding gamma-glutamylaminecyclotransferase isoform X1, with translation MEPSPEAASTGSAHSFRVPKGNAQPGSAWSFDVLIDSSRARSSWRLLKLAGPSVGRMARVFVYGTLKKGQPNYSYMINSANGTARFQGRGLTMEKYPLVIAGKYNIPYLLHKPGTGHRVTGEIYSVDDQMLQFLDEFEGCPNVYQRTPMRIEVVAWEGKSIASEERPAVNSVLECHVYSTSTYQPEWINLPYYDNYDSFGDHKLEYVLRERRD, from the exons ATGGAGCCCAGCCCTGAGGCGGCGTCCACAGGCTCCGCCCACTCCTTTCGGGTTCCAAAGGGTAACGCACAACCCGGAAGCGCCTGGAGTTTTGACGTTCTGATTGACAGCTCTCGCGCCCGCTCCTCCTGGAGGCTGTTAAAACTGGCGG gTCCTTCAGTTGGAAGAATGGCCCGTGTCTTTGTCTATGGCACCCTTAAGAAAGGCCAGCCGAACTACTCGTACATGATCAACAGTGCCAATGGGACAGCCCGGTTCCAGGGTAGGGGGCTCACGATGGAGAAATATCCCCTGGTGATTGCAGGAAAATATAACATTCCTTATTTGTTGCATAAGCCAGGAACAGGGCACCGTGTCACTGGAGAAATCTATAGCGTTGATGATCAGATGCTGCAATTCCTTGATGAGTTTGAAGGTTGCCCAAATGTGTATCAGCGCACTCCAATGAGAATTGAAGTAGTTGCATGGGAAGGTAAAAGCATTGCATCTGAAGAAAGACCAGCTGTTAACAGCGTCCTGGAATGCCATGTGTACAGCACCAGTACCTACCAGCCAGAGTGGATCAATCTCCCTTACTATGACAATTATGATTCCTTTGGGGACCATAAACTTGAGTATGTGCTTCGGGAGAGAAGAGATTAA
- the GGACT gene encoding gamma-glutamylaminecyclotransferase isoform X2, whose product MSSSPQKRPSVGRMARVFVYGTLKKGQPNYSYMINSANGTARFQGRGLTMEKYPLVIAGKYNIPYLLHKPGTGHRVTGEIYSVDDQMLQFLDEFEGCPNVYQRTPMRIEVVAWEGKSIASEERPAVNSVLECHVYSTSTYQPEWINLPYYDNYDSFGDHKLEYVLRERRD is encoded by the exons ATGAGCTCTAGTCCACAAAAGC gTCCTTCAGTTGGAAGAATGGCCCGTGTCTTTGTCTATGGCACCCTTAAGAAAGGCCAGCCGAACTACTCGTACATGATCAACAGTGCCAATGGGACAGCCCGGTTCCAGGGTAGGGGGCTCACGATGGAGAAATATCCCCTGGTGATTGCAGGAAAATATAACATTCCTTATTTGTTGCATAAGCCAGGAACAGGGCACCGTGTCACTGGAGAAATCTATAGCGTTGATGATCAGATGCTGCAATTCCTTGATGAGTTTGAAGGTTGCCCAAATGTGTATCAGCGCACTCCAATGAGAATTGAAGTAGTTGCATGGGAAGGTAAAAGCATTGCATCTGAAGAAAGACCAGCTGTTAACAGCGTCCTGGAATGCCATGTGTACAGCACCAGTACCTACCAGCCAGAGTGGATCAATCTCCCTTACTATGACAATTATGATTCCTTTGGGGACCATAAACTTGAGTATGTGCTTCGGGAGAGAAGAGATTAA
- the GGACT gene encoding gamma-glutamylaminecyclotransferase isoform X3 has protein sequence MARVFVYGTLKKGQPNYSYMINSANGTARFQGRGLTMEKYPLVIAGKYNIPYLLHKPGTGHRVTGEIYSVDDQMLQFLDEFEGCPNVYQRTPMRIEVVAWEGKSIASEERPAVNSVLECHVYSTSTYQPEWINLPYYDNYDSFGDHKLEYVLRERRD, from the coding sequence ATGGCCCGTGTCTTTGTCTATGGCACCCTTAAGAAAGGCCAGCCGAACTACTCGTACATGATCAACAGTGCCAATGGGACAGCCCGGTTCCAGGGTAGGGGGCTCACGATGGAGAAATATCCCCTGGTGATTGCAGGAAAATATAACATTCCTTATTTGTTGCATAAGCCAGGAACAGGGCACCGTGTCACTGGAGAAATCTATAGCGTTGATGATCAGATGCTGCAATTCCTTGATGAGTTTGAAGGTTGCCCAAATGTGTATCAGCGCACTCCAATGAGAATTGAAGTAGTTGCATGGGAAGGTAAAAGCATTGCATCTGAAGAAAGACCAGCTGTTAACAGCGTCCTGGAATGCCATGTGTACAGCACCAGTACCTACCAGCCAGAGTGGATCAATCTCCCTTACTATGACAATTATGATTCCTTTGGGGACCATAAACTTGAGTATGTGCTTCGGGAGAGAAGAGATTAA